ATGAATTCTTGTTACAGGGTGCTGTTAAGAAATGATTGTATATAgttctatttaaaaaaagaaatgtttGAAAATAGTTGTCTTGGGACGATATTTAGGAAAACAAAAGCTCTGCCCAAAAAGTAGAATGTTTTGGCTGGAGTGCAATCCATGCAAATGATGCAGTGTATGTGAAGTAACAGAGTTAACCAATCATATGTTCAGTACAGTTTGCTTGGCAGATGACTGAGATGGACCATGTTCCTAAACTTACATCCAATTCATCTGTGATGCCTGGAGATCTGAAACAGACATTTACCAATCCTCAAGGGCGGAAGGTGGAAAATAATTAGATTCTGTTGGGGTTGGCTATATGAGCTTTTTGATGTCCACTTTGCTGCATTCGGACATGTTTCGTTCCGATACTCAATAAATTGGAGTTCTCTAACACACTAATCTCTAGATAATGTAAAAGGACTTCTGTCAATGCCAGACTTAACTAGTTGGTATCACGATATAGATATTTGCTTCcgttatattataatttttgctAGTACTGTTAtcattctatttctttttttgtgtaTGTGTTTTGCTAAAGCCACATGAATTTCACGTGATTTTAAGTTTAGATATCCCAAGACAATCCATCCATGTGTGGCATAGTCTGAAATCTGAATGAATAGAGAATTTTACGAGTTAAGTTTGACTTGTATGTAATGTAGGTAAGTTCATTAAGAAAAGCGGTAATTGAGAAAATATCACGTAACTGCTTAGATGCATAATTTTGATATAGTTGAATCATGAAATATACCAATTGATTTTGTAGAATTATGTAAAACATCTGGGAGGCCTAGAAGGAGATTGTGTCAAATAAATTAGACAGGGGaagtattattgttattgttgtttgcTTTTTCATTTATGCGCCTAAGAGTTGAATCCTGTTTCCTTCTTGCAGGGATTACACGCGTATTTTTTGGATCAGATTTTATTACTGTAACAAAAAGTGAAGAAGCATCCTGGGATTTCCTCAAACCTGAAATATTTGCAGCAATTATGGATTTCTATTCCTCCGGGAACCCAGTATTCCTCGACTCCAGTACTGCAGCCTCCATGGATACAGCTATCCATGAGGATGATTCAGAAACAGTGGCAATGATCAAGGAACTTTTAGAGACTCGCATTCGTCCAGCTGTACAAGATGATGGTGGGGACATTGTATACCGAGGATTCGATCCAGATACAGGAGTAGTCAAATTGAAAATGCAAGGAGCATGTAGTGGTTGTCCTAGCTCATCGGTTACCCTTAAATCTGGTATCGAGAATATGCTCATGCATTATGTGCCCGAGGTTAAAAGTGTGGAACAGGAACTGGATGAAGACGAACAACCTGCATTAACCGGGGCAGCACACGAGTAGTATTACTGTTATAGTTTCCTTCAGTTGAGTTGATTTGCTGAGAGAGAGATCTCAATTAGGTGGAGACAGGACTTGTTCATGCTCCTCCATGGAAAGAGTGAGTAAAGTTGGATAGTAGTTTTGATGACATCCTAATAAATAGTTCGAATCAAGTAGTTTTTTCTTAAACaatgtgtatttgttttgtgaaattcatcaagtattaaatttgaaatcCAGTTATAGACAATTAATGTTGTCATTCTAGAATTTAGAAGCTATAAACCCTTCGAGTGATCCAGTGGATTGAGATTGGAACTTTCATGTTGGAGGTCTCCAGTTCGAAACCTCTTGCTTTCGCtaggggtttgccttctgggtgGAGTTTGTCGCACCCGACTTGTCTAGTGCTGGTTACCTCTTCTATGTaatttgcgagctattgcataggaacTGAGGTTTTTACCTTTTACGCACCCAAAAAAATCTAGTAGAAGCTATAAAGTTGAAATGAGCTTATGAAGAGACAATTAGTGTGAAAAAGGTCATttgtaaaatttgtttttctaGTTTCATATTAAGTTATTTCTCTAATTTTCAAGCACCTTATTCTTAGgtaatatattttccaaaacattttgTTTAACCAAATGTGAGAAATTGAAGGGGTGAGTGACTCAAGAATGAAACTAGTGAAGTGTTTGTTTTATGCACCAAAtttattaatgatgaattttgtgattttattcccttaaacaatatttaaaatcataaaaaaaaaaaaagttcaaatatgagatagacataaaataatttagtgATGAAGCTGATATTTAAGTAGTCACAATCTGAAATAGATGCATATTTAATTAGGGTTTCCATCTTtctattgatgatcaatttgtcatcaagaatattaaattaaagaatatttgcCAAACCTTCAACCAATTGGACTTATCTAACCATTAAATGTTGTGGGAAGGTAGTGGATATgtatgatataaatataaataatatgatattattaaattagtttcatatgatttttttttgatattttatagtTTGATGACTTTATTTACAAATAGACTGTAAAATTCTAAGCTCAAAGGATACTTTCTGTTATTTTATTTGGTCCATGTCAATTTTGATTATTCTATTAAAAATCTTACTAATTAGGAATCTATTttactaattatattttgaaattttaaattattttactcatatattatttattaattagagtaatatgaaaattgatagtgtagtttattttaatttgttattgtagaaaagtaattttttttatttttaatataagaatCTAGTAAAATATAACTcatccaattaaaaaaaaaaagcacataCAATAGAATTATGGctcaattatttaaattcacTTTTCAGACAAtactcccaaaaaaaaaagttagcaTGAAAAAAGTTTATCATgccatttttctcttttcaaaaagagaaaaagaaatatttcttcttttatgaatgaaaatttaaaccatttaatttccaataaaaagtaaaaaaaaaaaacaaattccacAACTTACTTGTGTTGTCTCTGTCATTCAGCGATACACgcatctttttaataatatttatctagattataattttttaaaaaataatataattatctacagataagaaattattttctaaaatattatttttcaagaaaatctttttcGTCGCATAATGCTATTCATTTATtcgttttttattatttattattaaaaaattctgAATTAATATAATGATATTAGACAAATTAACATTAGCAATGGGGATCACCCATACTGACCAAATACTAactaactttttataaaataactttttttatatcatactaagcacatttaaaatttatttaaaaaatacacacacatatttaaaatttcaaaaaaataaaataaaaaattaaaagtgataTACAAGAACAAGGCTAGTGCATGCCACAATCAATCAAACACACAGCAATCACTTTCCAacttttgtcattttcttaCATTTCATGATCCAATTCACTTTTTAgcacaataatttatttaaaaaatagccACATTGGACACAAAACCTCAGTAGAACACAcgattcactagtgtctacacGTGCAAACCACCCCCCTAACCCCCACCACCCACCCCCACCCTAGTTGGGGTAGGtgagtttttatttttcaagaagtACTACTCTCAAAAGCACAATGTACAACTCTTTAAAGCAATAAAAACCAAATCTTGATGACTAGTGTGGATATGTCATGttatatacattaataaaaatcaaatctttagaTACCCTTTGGtttaaatctataaaaaaagTCATAAAGTTGTTGTCTTTATATAACAGAAATTAGTTattcctaattttttattttgatgtgtTGTTTCTTGAAGTGTTGAGATTGAGGGAGGAgggaaaaaaaacaagaaaaagagagaTGGGGTTTGAGGGTATGAAAAAGTTGAAGCCTTTATTGCATTTGTTGTTACCATTATGTGTTCATTGGATTGCTGAAGAGATGACTGTTTCTGTGCTTGTTGATGTTACTACTGGTGCTCTTTGTCCAGGCAAAACCACTTGTTCTGAAGCTATTTACATCAATGGTGTTCAACAAACAGTATGTAATCTTATTCTCTTTTACCTTATAGGGGTTGTTTTGTTTGGTGAGATAAAAGGATAATAATCtcgatataattttatttcatgttttgtttgagttattagttaattttgagattattatatttcatttgtaCTGATATGATGGGATTACTGTTCCATATAGAAGGCtggataaaataatttcatgaatATCCTTGCTTATCACATCCCGCATACCAAGTCACCCTTTACTGTCTGCATATTCTTTTCTTTGAGGAATCTTGATATTGTTGAGCTTAAGATGgtcacacacacaaaaaaggaATATTTCCACGTGTTTGAACCATGAAAAAGAATCAATCCCATGAGGCGCGTGTTGAGACATAATATAATCCAGTAATTAAGGTGTTCTCTCCATAAACTTTTAGACAATTCGGTCACAGAATTTAATATGGTAGCAGAACAGGTCCTGGTTGAAATCTCATCtccacaagaaaaaaaaaggaagaaaatttaTGTGTTTGCCCATGAAATAGAATCAGACCATGAGGTGCGTGTTGTGACATACTCATATAATTGAAGTATTTAAGGTGTATTCTCCTTTAAAAACTGAAGCTTTTAGATGTGATGGTCACCTAATTTAATTGTTTCGTTTTGTTTGAGTGCTTATTGATTCCGTTATTTGGATTTGGAAGTAGGACAGTGATTGAACatttggaaaaaaaaggaaatcttgCACCTGGACTGAGTAAGGAGCTTGTTATGTAAAAGAAAGGCACTTGTTTCCTTAGTGGACTTTTTGTTGAAGTAGATACTAACATTAGTtgtatgaaattataatttatcttgTCGGGATGGTGGTAATGATTTTGTTCAGCATTGAACTATTCAGTtacatcttctttttttgtcaGTGTTTAAGTAGAAGAACATTATTGTGATTCTTGATTAGTGTTTACATAGATTTTCCCATGATGCCTTTAGCTTTGTGTAACCAGCAGTGTGCAAAATTCTTTTACAGAAAGTGCAGCACCCATCCTATGGCTTTTTTGCTGTTCTATAACATTAATGAATGTTTTCTACACGCAGGTCGTTGGAATATTCAAGATGATAGTCCTTCCTATCCTAGGTCAGCTTGCAGATGAGTATGGGCGTAAACCGCTTCTTATTCTCACTGTATCTACA
The DNA window shown above is from Solanum lycopersicum chromosome 11, SLM_r2.1 and carries:
- the LOC101245903 gene encoding nifU-like protein 4, mitochondrial — encoded protein: MKGLLGRLITRTNLRSCRLLTKTHVENGSLSTSRRFLYALSSNTPYVFSDFTSLKPSKFPSSCPTLWSHFGGQKRTMFIQTQSTPNPLSLMFYPGKPVVETGSADFPNARSAMNSPLAKALFGIDGITRVFFGSDFITVTKSEEASWDFLKPEIFAAIMDFYSSGNPVFLDSSTAASMDTAIHEDDSETVAMIKELLETRIRPAVQDDGGDIVYRGFDPDTGVVKLKMQGACSGCPSSSVTLKSGIENMLMHYVPEVKSVEQELDEDEQPALTGAAHE